The following coding sequences lie in one Microbacterium sp. XT11 genomic window:
- a CDS encoding ABC transporter permease yields the protein MSAVATVVPQTAATGSRLSWLRERGMGASILVAALSSAFGVVLVETTAYIAAVLQADPFIGDSETLAFVVALLSVLLTAVAMYVAAIVTANTFSTIIAGRTRQIALLRLIGATARSQRSEVGRQGLIVGVIGALIGALVGVAVAVAGVQIGERIIANTPDDFTVAQPFIALPVAGVALTTWIAAWAGSRRVLSVTPLQAIAGSVERTHEEVSVRAGRHVGAWILLITGVALLAAGVVIGLVTPLGVVVAFFGGILSFTGLALGSVLFMPPVLRLVGRLFGTSATARLAAQNALRYPERSSRMAIGVVMGVTLVTMFAVALESSKRLMTSQMTGDIPDDFFAPYDAFASIMMVLVAISAVIAAVGLVNLLTIGVVQRRRELGLLRSIGLSSAQVRRMVLLEATHITVAATVTGLVLGVAYGWIAAQSLLGSVPTLPEFTPAGLIAPAVPWIPVAVIVVATAILTLVAAATPTRLATRVAPVEALAAD from the coding sequence ATGAGCGCGGTCGCGACGGTCGTGCCCCAGACGGCGGCGACCGGATCCCGGCTCTCCTGGCTCCGCGAGCGCGGCATGGGGGCCAGCATCCTCGTCGCCGCGCTGTCGTCGGCGTTCGGCGTCGTGCTCGTCGAGACCACGGCGTACATCGCGGCCGTGCTGCAGGCCGACCCCTTCATCGGCGACAGCGAGACCTTGGCGTTCGTCGTCGCCCTGCTGTCGGTGCTGCTCACCGCCGTGGCGATGTACGTGGCGGCGATCGTCACGGCTAACACGTTCTCGACGATCATCGCCGGCCGCACCCGGCAGATCGCCCTGCTCCGCCTCATCGGCGCGACGGCTCGGTCGCAGCGCTCCGAGGTGGGGCGGCAGGGTCTCATCGTGGGCGTGATCGGCGCGCTCATCGGCGCACTCGTGGGGGTCGCGGTCGCGGTGGCCGGCGTGCAGATCGGTGAGCGGATCATCGCGAACACCCCCGACGACTTCACGGTCGCGCAGCCGTTCATCGCCCTGCCGGTCGCCGGCGTCGCGCTGACCACGTGGATCGCCGCCTGGGCGGGCTCGCGCCGGGTGCTCTCGGTGACACCGCTGCAGGCGATCGCGGGGTCTGTCGAGCGCACGCACGAGGAGGTATCAGTACGGGCCGGCCGTCACGTCGGCGCGTGGATCCTGCTGATCACGGGCGTGGCGCTCCTCGCGGCAGGCGTCGTGATCGGCCTCGTTACGCCGCTGGGGGTCGTGGTGGCGTTCTTCGGCGGCATCCTCTCGTTCACCGGCCTCGCACTCGGATCGGTGCTGTTCATGCCGCCGGTGCTCCGGCTGGTCGGCCGGCTGTTCGGAACGAGCGCGACAGCGCGCCTCGCCGCGCAGAACGCCCTGCGCTACCCGGAGCGCTCCTCGCGCATGGCGATCGGCGTGGTGATGGGGGTGACCCTGGTGACGATGTTCGCCGTCGCGCTGGAGTCCAGCAAGCGACTCATGACCAGCCAGATGACGGGTGACATCCCCGACGACTTCTTCGCGCCCTACGACGCGTTCGCGAGCATCATGATGGTGCTCGTGGCCATCTCCGCCGTGATCGCGGCCGTCGGGCTCGTGAACCTCCTCACGATCGGGGTCGTGCAGCGCCGTCGCGAGCTGGGGCTTCTGCGTTCGATCGGCCTGTCCAGCGCGCAGGTGCGTCGCATGGTGCTGCTCGAGGCGACGCACATCACGGTCGCCGCGACGGTGACCGGCCTCGTGCTGGGAGTGGCGTACGGCTGGATCGCCGCGCAGTCACTGCTGGGCTCGGTCCCCACGCTGCCGGAGTTCACGCCCGCGGGGCTCATCGCGCCGGCGGTTCCCTGGATCCCCGTCGCGGTGATCGTGGTCGCCACCGCGATCCTCACGCTGGTGGCGGCTGCGACCCCGACGAGGCTCGCGACGCGCGTGGCACCTGTGGAGGCGCTCGCCGCCGATTGA
- a CDS encoding 2-phosphosulfolactate phosphatase, with the protein MPSPFDQSSYQVRLEWGVEGLARLAPADVIVVVDVLRFSSTVADAVGSGASVDLAPALEWSRNGAAVAAAAHDAVVLLGGIRNASAVAGAVQALQERRGERTSVAVIAAGEADAEGRVRVAVEDHLGAGAVIAALTDRGIDHTAPEAAVAAEGFRALRGALRHLLTASGSGRELANGVPSTARMRAAGVTPTSVEDAAMLDAVDVVPVLQHGAFVAFR; encoded by the coding sequence ATGCCGTCGCCCTTCGATCAGTCCAGCTACCAGGTCCGTCTCGAGTGGGGAGTGGAGGGGCTGGCCCGGCTCGCCCCGGCTGACGTCATCGTCGTGGTGGACGTGCTGCGCTTCTCATCGACGGTCGCCGACGCGGTGGGCTCGGGCGCATCGGTCGACCTCGCACCCGCTCTGGAGTGGTCGCGCAACGGTGCGGCGGTCGCGGCTGCCGCGCATGACGCCGTGGTGCTGCTCGGAGGCATCCGCAACGCCTCGGCGGTCGCCGGCGCCGTGCAGGCGCTTCAGGAGCGACGTGGGGAGCGCACCTCGGTCGCCGTCATCGCCGCGGGAGAAGCGGATGCCGAAGGGCGTGTGCGCGTGGCTGTCGAAGACCACCTGGGTGCCGGTGCCGTCATCGCTGCGCTGACCGATCGGGGCATCGACCATACGGCCCCTGAGGCGGCGGTGGCGGCGGAGGGCTTCCGCGCGCTGCGAGGCGCCCTGCGGCACCTCCTCACCGCGAGCGGCTCGGGGCGCGAGCTGGCGAACGGGGTGCCGTCGACCGCGCGCATGCGGGCGGCGGGGGTGACTCCGACCTCGGTCGAGGACGCCGCCATGCTCGACGCGGTCGACGTCGTGCCGGTGCTGCAGCACGGCGCGTTCGTCGCCTTCCGCTGA
- a CDS encoding DUF3054 domain-containing protein has translation MRYLPAFALDAVLVLVFAAIGRASHDENPAGFLLTAWPFLVALLVGHALAALLPGRPRRPWSLGWGAVAWVVTVAGGMLLRLATGATAQVPFIIVATIVLGVFLVGWRALAAVFRRRRSARGRDLVDAQAPADRSEGETDAAAPRLDDDGAEPR, from the coding sequence ATGAGGTACCTTCCCGCGTTCGCCCTCGACGCCGTTCTCGTGCTCGTCTTCGCCGCGATCGGCCGCGCATCGCACGACGAGAACCCGGCCGGATTCCTGCTCACGGCGTGGCCGTTCCTCGTGGCTCTCCTCGTGGGGCACGCGCTCGCGGCCCTGCTGCCAGGACGTCCTCGCAGACCGTGGTCACTCGGCTGGGGAGCCGTCGCATGGGTGGTCACGGTGGCCGGGGGCATGCTGCTCCGCCTGGCGACAGGCGCGACCGCCCAGGTGCCGTTCATCATCGTGGCGACCATCGTCCTCGGCGTGTTCCTCGTCGGATGGCGTGCGCTCGCCGCTGTGTTCCGACGTCGGCGCTCGGCCCGCGGGCGCGATCTCGTCGATGCGCAGGCGCCGGCCGACCGATCGGAGGGAGAGACGGATGCGGCGGCACCCCGACTCGACGACGACGGTGCGGAGCCGCGGTAG
- a CDS encoding SprT-like domain-containing protein, with protein MAELDRVRVWGEALIAMHLDDSWSFGFDHAKRRAGQCDYTNKRITVSRYLAARFDDDEIHQVLLHEVAHALAGHRAAHGPEWKRIARDLGYVGGTTHHGETAVELAPWVGTCPAGHVTYRHRRPTRATSCAKCSRTFDARYVFTWTRREISADVRLAAQAPR; from the coding sequence ATGGCGGAACTCGACCGTGTGCGCGTCTGGGGCGAAGCACTGATCGCGATGCATCTCGACGACAGCTGGTCGTTCGGCTTCGACCACGCCAAGCGTCGAGCCGGCCAGTGCGACTACACGAACAAGCGCATCACGGTGTCGCGATACCTCGCCGCGCGTTTCGACGACGACGAGATCCACCAGGTGCTGCTGCACGAGGTGGCCCACGCCCTCGCCGGGCACCGCGCAGCGCACGGTCCGGAGTGGAAGCGCATCGCGCGCGACCTCGGCTACGTCGGCGGGACGACCCATCACGGTGAGACCGCCGTCGAGCTCGCCCCCTGGGTCGGCACCTGCCCCGCAGGGCATGTGACCTATCGTCACCGTCGTCCGACGCGGGCGACGTCGTGCGCCAAGTGCTCCCGAACGTTCGACGCCCGCTACGTCTTCACCTGGACGCGCCGCGAGATCAGCGCCGACGTCCGGCTCGCCGCTCAGGCCCCGCGCTGA
- a CDS encoding spermidine synthase, translating to MGRTRARDAEHPQARLDHGGIARIVPSEFTSGFELVVDGTPQSHVDLDDPTHLHFEYVVRMGAVIDQLREGPLTAVHLGAGAMTVPRYIEATRPGSRQQVIELEAPLAALVREHLPLPRGAAIRVRIGDARDGVRRLPPAIVGACDLVVSDVYSGAQTPAHLTSVEFYRELRALLNAEGVLLVNVADGPGLAFARRQVATIAEVLPEIGILADTQVLKGRRFGNLVIAASASPLPTEWLPRMLAAGPHPAKIAQGAEVAAFAQGARIVTDADAVASPRPDASLFLR from the coding sequence ATGGGCAGGACGCGCGCGCGGGATGCCGAGCATCCCCAGGCCCGACTCGATCACGGCGGCATCGCCCGCATCGTGCCGTCGGAGTTCACCAGCGGATTCGAGCTGGTCGTCGACGGCACCCCGCAGTCGCACGTCGATCTCGACGACCCGACCCATCTGCACTTCGAGTACGTGGTGCGCATGGGCGCGGTCATCGACCAGCTGCGCGAAGGGCCTCTCACCGCGGTGCACCTCGGCGCCGGGGCCATGACGGTTCCGCGGTACATCGAGGCGACGCGTCCGGGGTCCCGGCAGCAGGTCATCGAGCTCGAGGCACCCCTGGCCGCACTCGTGCGCGAGCACCTGCCGCTCCCCCGCGGCGCCGCCATCCGCGTGCGCATCGGCGACGCGCGCGACGGCGTGCGGCGGCTTCCCCCGGCCATCGTGGGAGCATGCGACCTCGTGGTGTCCGACGTGTACTCCGGAGCGCAGACCCCCGCGCACCTCACCAGCGTGGAGTTCTACCGCGAGCTGCGGGCTCTGCTGAACGCTGAGGGCGTGCTCCTCGTCAACGTCGCCGACGGGCCGGGTCTCGCGTTCGCCCGTCGCCAGGTGGCGACGATCGCCGAGGTGCTTCCCGAGATCGGCATCCTCGCCGACACGCAGGTGCTCAAGGGACGCCGCTTCGGCAACCTCGTCATCGCGGCCTCGGCGTCGCCGCTGCCGACCGAGTGGCTGCCGCGGATGCTCGCCGCAGGACCGCATCCCGCGAAGATCGCACAGGGCGCCGAGGTCGCCGCCTTCGCGCAGGGCGCGAGGATCGTCACGGACGCTGATGCCGTGGCATCGCCCCGCCCCGACGCCTCGCTGTTCCTCCGCTGA
- a CDS encoding ABC transporter substrate-binding protein yields the protein MHHSVMRRRGLIAVTGAAVAALVLAGCVASERGDKGDGASGEVDSTFVFAASSDPASLDPAFAQDGETFRVSRQIFEGLVGTKPGTADPAPLLAESWESSEDGMSHTFTLKKGVTFHDGTPFNADAVCFNFDRWYNWTGLAASEALGYYYNKLFHGYASDPANAVYKSCTPDGDDKVTIELNKPFAGFIASLSLPAFGMQSPSALQEFGADEVSGSAEAPVLSEYAMGHPVGTGPFQFDEWAPGEQVTLKAYDDYWGEKGQIEKIIFRTIDDPTARRQALESGSIDGYDLVGPADTKALEDDGFTMVSRPPFTILYLAFNQAVPELQDPKVREALSYAIDKDALISQVLPEGTQKATQFVPEVVNGYNPDVTTYDYDPEKAKALLAEAGYTEANPLKLTFNYPVNVSRPYMPDPEQIFTVLSTQLKDVGVETTPVSEEWVEYLDRTTGTSDHGIHLLGWTGDYNDTDNFVGVFFGQKSSEWGFDNPELFQKLADARGVSNLDEQTELYEQINEDVAQFIPGVPLAHPAPTLAFDPRVKSYPASPVNDEVFTDIVLTK from the coding sequence ATGCACCACAGTGTCATGCGACGGCGAGGTCTCATCGCCGTCACCGGAGCGGCTGTCGCAGCGCTCGTGCTCGCGGGATGCGTCGCCAGCGAGCGCGGAGACAAGGGAGACGGAGCCTCCGGCGAGGTCGACAGCACGTTCGTGTTCGCCGCGTCCTCCGACCCGGCGAGCCTCGACCCCGCGTTCGCCCAGGACGGTGAGACCTTCCGCGTCTCGCGGCAGATCTTCGAGGGCCTCGTCGGCACGAAGCCCGGCACCGCAGACCCCGCACCGCTGCTGGCCGAGTCCTGGGAGTCGTCCGAGGACGGCATGTCCCACACCTTCACGCTGAAGAAGGGCGTGACGTTCCACGACGGCACGCCGTTCAACGCCGACGCGGTGTGCTTCAACTTCGACCGCTGGTACAACTGGACCGGCCTCGCCGCATCCGAGGCGCTCGGCTACTACTACAACAAGCTCTTCCACGGATATGCGTCCGACCCGGCCAACGCCGTCTACAAGTCGTGCACGCCCGACGGCGACGACAAGGTCACGATCGAGCTGAACAAGCCGTTCGCCGGCTTCATCGCGTCACTGTCGCTGCCGGCGTTCGGGATGCAGAGCCCTTCGGCGCTGCAGGAGTTCGGTGCCGACGAGGTCTCCGGATCGGCCGAGGCGCCCGTGCTGTCGGAGTACGCGATGGGACACCCGGTGGGCACCGGGCCGTTCCAGTTCGACGAGTGGGCTCCCGGTGAGCAGGTCACGCTGAAGGCCTACGACGACTACTGGGGCGAGAAGGGGCAGATCGAGAAGATCATCTTCCGGACGATCGACGACCCCACGGCCCGCCGCCAGGCGCTCGAGTCCGGCTCGATCGACGGATACGACCTCGTCGGCCCCGCGGACACCAAGGCGCTCGAGGACGACGGCTTCACGATGGTGTCGCGCCCGCCGTTCACGATCCTCTACCTCGCCTTCAACCAGGCCGTGCCCGAGCTGCAGGACCCGAAGGTCCGCGAGGCCCTGTCGTACGCGATCGACAAGGACGCGCTGATCAGCCAGGTGCTGCCGGAGGGGACGCAGAAGGCGACGCAGTTCGTGCCGGAGGTCGTGAACGGTTACAACCCCGACGTCACCACCTACGACTACGACCCGGAGAAGGCCAAGGCGCTGCTGGCGGAGGCCGGATACACCGAGGCCAACCCGCTGAAGCTCACCTTCAACTACCCGGTGAACGTCTCGCGTCCGTACATGCCCGACCCCGAGCAGATCTTCACGGTGCTCTCCACGCAGCTCAAGGACGTCGGCGTGGAGACCACTCCGGTCTCGGAGGAGTGGGTCGAGTACCTCGACCGCACGACGGGCACGTCGGACCACGGCATCCACCTGCTCGGCTGGACCGGCGACTACAACGACACCGACAACTTCGTCGGCGTGTTCTTCGGTCAGAAGAGCTCCGAGTGGGGCTTCGACAACCCGGAGCTGTTCCAGAAGCTGGCCGACGCCCGCGGCGTCTCCAACCTCGACGAGCAGACCGAGCTCTACGAGCAGATCAACGAGGATGTCGCGCAGTTCATCCCCGGTGTCCCGCTCGCGCACCCGGCGCCGACGCTCGCGTTCGACCCGCGCGTGAAGAGCTACCCGGCCAGCCCGGTGAACGACGAGGTCTTCACGGACATCGTCCTCACCAAGTGA